From Camelina sativa cultivar DH55 chromosome 20, Cs, whole genome shotgun sequence, the proteins below share one genomic window:
- the LOC104770796 gene encoding vesicle transport protein SFT2B-like, with product MQKLNDFFSGGGDGDDTTTDNFLEDGSEGLCSLSPTQRMYGFAASLATGLLLMFLSMIVFSIPIKFALLFTFGNVLAIGSTAFLMGPEQQMNMMLDPVRIYATSIYIGCVVIALICALLIHSKILTFLAIICEICALIWYSLSYIPFARRMVSEIMIRLCDTEL from the exons atgcAGAAGCTGAACGACTTCTTCTCCGGTGGCGGAGACGGCGACGATACAACAACTGATAATTTCCTTGAAGATGGATCGGAGGGTCTTTGTTCTCTCTCCCCTACCCAG AGAATGTACGGATTCGCTGCATCTTTGGCCACTGGTTTGCTTCTTATGTTTCTG tCCATGATTGTGTTTTCTATCCCAATCAAATTTGCACTGCTCTTCACATTTGGAAATGTTCTAGCTATTGGAAG CACAGCCTTCCTCATGGGACCTGAGCAACAGATGAATATGATGTTGGACCCTGTTCGCATCTACGCTACATCTATTTATATTGGATGTGTCGTTATAGCACTCATTTGTGCTCTCTTG ATCCACAGCAAAATTTTAACTTTCCTTGCGATCATATGCGAGATTTGTGCACTGATATG GTACAGCCTCAGTTATATTCCATTTGCGCGGAGAATGGTCTCTGAAATAATGATTCGTCTTTGCGATACCGAGTTGTAG
- the LOC109131399 gene encoding uncharacterized protein LOC109131399 yields the protein MMKRIPRIKFPQRHSISSGSGPAPGSVPGVKKNVTASSDVPAAPKNTADGGKASLQPKRTPVSDKEIESIMLGGCI from the exons atgatgaagagaatcCCTCGTATCAAATTTCCTCAGCGACACTCTATTTCATCTG gtTCTGGACCTGCTCCGGGATCTGTTCCCGGCGTCAAGAAAAATGTGACGGCGAGTTCAGACGTTCCGGCGGCTCCGAAGAACACTGCTGATGGAGGAAAAGCATCTCTGCAGCCAAAACGTACACCTGTCTCCGACAAAGAAATCGAATCTATAATG TTGGGTGGTTGCATCTGA
- the LOC104770792 gene encoding squalene epoxidase 5-like, whose protein sequence is MDMAFTHVCLWTLLTFVLTWTVFYVTNRTKKVTKPADAVPEEREDGATDVIIVGAGVGGSALAYALAKDGRRVHVIERDMREPERMMGEFMQPGGRLMLSKLGLQDCLEGIDAQIATGMTVYKDGKEAVAPFPVENNNFSYEPSARSFHNGRFVGKLRQKASSHPNVRLEEGTVKSLIEEKGVIKGVTYKNKAGEETTAFAPLTVVCDGCYSNLRRSLHDNNAEVLSCLVGYISKNCQLEEPKNLHLVLSKPSFAMLYQISTTEVRCGFEIFPHNFPSIANGEMETFIKNTIAPQIPPKLRKIYLKGIDEGAHIKVTQAKRMSATLSKKKGVIVLGDAFNMRHPAIASGMMVLLSDILILRGLLQPLSNLGDANKVSQVIKSFYDIRKPMSATVNTLGSAFSHVLIGSTDEAKEAMRQSCYDYLSSGGSRTSGMMALLGGMNPRPLSLVYHLCAITLSSISNLLSPFPSPLRIWHSLRLFGLAMKMLVPHLKAEGVSQMLFPANAAAYRKRYMAATAL, encoded by the exons ATGGATATGGCTTTTACGCACGTTTGTTTATGGACGCTACTCACCTTCGTGTTGACATGGACGGTCTTCTACGTCACAAACAGGACCAAGAAGGTCACGAAGCCTGCAGATGCGGTGCCGGAGGAGCGTGAAGACGGTGCTACGGACGTCATCATCGTCGGGGCTGGTGTCGGCGGCTCGGCTCTCGCATATGCTCTGGCTAAG gaCGGACGTCGAGTACATGTGATAGAGAGGGACATGAGAGAACCTGAAAGAATGATGGGTGAGTTTATGCAGCCTGGTGGACGTCTCATGCTTTCTAAGCTTGGCCTTCAAG attGTTTAGAGGGAATAGATGCACAGATTGCTACGGGCATGACAGTTTATAAGGATGGAAAAGAAGCTGTAGCACCTTTTCCGGTGGAAAATAACAACTTTTCTTATGAACCTTCTGCTCGATCTTTTCACAATGGCCGATTCGTCGGAAAACTGCGCCAAAAGGCTTCTTCTCATCCCAA TGTGAGGCTGGAAGAAGGAACGGTGAAGTCTTTGATAGAAGAAAAAGGAGTGATCAAAGGAGTGACATACAAGAATAAAGCAGGAGAAGAAACAACAGCCTTTGCACCTCTCACTGTGGTATGCGACGGTTGCTACTCAAACCTTCGTCGGTCTCTTCACGACAACAAT GCGGAGGTTTTATCGTGCCTAGTTGGTTACATCTCAAAGAACTGTCAGCTTGAGGAACCCAAAAACTTACACTTGGTATTGTCTAAACCCTCGTTCGCCATGTTGTATCAAATAAGCACCACTGAGGTTCGTTGTGGGTTTGAGATTTTCCCCCACAATTTTCCTTCTATTGCAAATGGTGAAATGGAAACTTTCATAAAGAACACTATTGCTCCTCAG ATACCACCAAAACTCcgcaaaatatatttgaaaggCATAGATGAGGGAGCACACATAAAAGTGACACAAGCAAAGCGCATGTCAGCTACTTTAAGCAAGAAGAAAGGAGTGATTGTACTGGGAGATGCATTCAACATGCGTCATCCAGCGATCGCATCTGGAATGATGGTTTTACTGTCTGACATTCTCATTCTACGAGGTCTTCTCCAGCCATTAAGCAATCTCGGGGATGCAAACAAAGTCTCACAAGTTATCAAGTCCTTTTATGATATACGCAAG CCAATGTCAGCGACGGTTAACACACTAGGAAGTGCGTTTTCTCATGTGCTTATTGGATCGACGGACGAAGCAAAAGAGGCAATGAGACAAAGTTGCTATGACTACCTCTCTAGTGGTGGGTCTCGCACGTCAGGGATGATGGCTCTGCTCGGCGGCATGAACCCTCGTCCGCTATCTCTAGTCTATCATCTTTGTGCTATCACTCTATCCTCCATTTCCAATCTACTATCTCCATTTCCCTCTCCCCTTCGCATTTGGCATAGCCTCAGGCTTTTTGGT TTGGCTATGAAAATGTTGGTTCCCCATCTCAAGGCGGAAGGAGTTAGCCAAATGTTGTTTCCAGCAAATGCAGCTGCGTATCGCAAGAGATATATGGCCGCAACTGCCCTCTAA
- the LOC104770798 gene encoding GDSL esterase/lipase At4g10955-like, giving the protein MGRGSLRKLMGGGAIASDSDTDNFSIFGPFHLTSIDWTSSYYRTSVASSLVNGVYTLEGDRLEKRVGSESLAKPWWEFFNFTLLETLMDDDGSIYGAVFEYKLYNLYQNTPHVKVPHHVIAFRGTMLKGKTWKSDMKLNLKISFNNLHQGGRPMHAVKAIRNMVEKYSESAIWLAGHSLGAALVLLAGKTMTSVGFLLESYIFNPPISSLPLEQLPGGDMIKNVFQIAKSVVKATVAMALTDLKVQDQDDPKTASWIPYLYVNPADPICAGYIDYFRHKTYMSEIGAGGIERTGARKSVRSLLVGKIRGKSSTSDLSTEPLHLLPSADMIVNNNKPTKSTTAHGLHQWWERDSTLLANWESCCIRPYLEGKLEQPNLQ; this is encoded by the exons atgggacGAGGTTCTCTCAGAAAACTGATGGGAGGAGGAGCGATTGCCTCAGACTCAGATACCGATAATTTCAGCATTTTTGGCCCCTTCCATCTTACATCTATTGACtg GACCAGTTCGTACTACCGAACCTCAGTGGCATCAAGTTTGGTAAATGGAGTGTACACACTGGAAGGAGACAGGCTTGAGAAACGGGTTGGTTCCGAGTCACTAGCCAAGCCTTGGTGGGAGTTTTTCAACTTCACTTTGCTCGAAACCTTGATGGATGACGACGGCTCCATATACGGTGCCGTTTTCGAATACAAGCTTTACAACCTATATCAAAACACCCCACATGTGAAAGTTCCACACCATGTGATTGCCTTTCGTGGCACGATGCTAAAAGGAAAGACTTGGAAGTCTGATATGAAACTTAACCTCAAAATAAGTTTCAACAACCTCCATCAAGGCGGCAGGCCTATGCATGCTGTTAAAGCAATCCGCAATATGGTGGAAAAATATAGCGAGTCAGCTATATGGCTTGCTGGACACTCTTTGGGAGCCGCACTAGTTTTGCTGGCTGGAAAGACCATGACAAGTGTTGGATTCCTCCTTGAAAGTTACATATTCAACCCACccatctcttctcttcctctagAGCAGCTACCTGGAGGAGATATGATTAAAAATGTGTTTCAAATCGCCAAGAGTGTTGTCAAAGCCACCGTAGCCATGGCCTTAACCGATCTAAAG GTTCAAGATCAAGACGATCCAAAAACAGCATCGTGGATACCTTACTTATATGTCAACCCAGCAGATCCGATATGTGCAGGATATATTGATTACTTCAGACACAAAACCTACATGTCTGAGATAGGTGCAGGCGGAATTGAAAGAACCGGTGCAAGAAAATCAGTTAGGAGTCTATTGGTCGGAAAAATTAGAGGAAAATCATCAACGTCAGATTTGTCAACAGAACCTCTTCACCTACTTCCATCAGCAGATATGAttgtaaacaataacaaaccgaCTAAGTCTACGACAGCTCATGGGCTTCACCAATGGTGGGAGCGAGACTCGACCCTGCTGGCAAACTGGGAAAGCTGCTGCATTAGGCCTTACCTTGAAGGCAAGTTGGAGCAACCGAACCTACAATGA